The Papaver somniferum cultivar HN1 chromosome 3, ASM357369v1, whole genome shotgun sequence genome includes a region encoding these proteins:
- the LOC113358315 gene encoding F-box protein At5g18160-like has product MFSSFMEYFRILPVEITLDILARLPTEAVLECKLVSKTWNNLVSHPSFSRIHFHHNPPSTAESGKLSVLALTGDAKFHYFDYTENHGSTPIVRIRRMNLPSPWESVRFVSSCNGLLCLSESPRSQVTIVICNPITREHVRLPQIKFDCDIDDVYGTSGFGYVSSTNEYKVVVIVSTTVVEVHIYTLGSVNGWRKLENLYEYLLDCIFHWDQGVFADGALYWKDIEPEMITAFELAEKEFDELLPPPPLPPEPESEWSDHKIW; this is encoded by the coding sequence ATGTTTTCATCATTCATGGAGTATTTCAGAATTCTACCTGTGGAAATCACATTAGACATTCTAGCTCGACTTCCAACCGAAGCGGTTCTTGAATGCAAATTAGTGTCCAAAACCTGGAACAATCTTGTTTCTCATCCATCATTCAGTCGGATCCATTTTCATCATAATCCTCCTTCTACTGCTGAGTCGGGTAAGTTAAGCGTTCTTGCTTTAACTGGGGATGCAAAATTTCACTATTTTGATTATACTGAGAATCATGGGTCAACACCCATTGTCAGAATTAGAAGAATGAATTTACCCTCTCCGTGGGAATCTGTCCGCTTTGTTAGTTCGTGTAATGGCTTGCTCTGTCTTTCTGAATCCCCACGTTCACAAGTAACAATTGTTATCTGTAACCCCATCACCAGAGAACATGTTAGGCTTCCACAAATTAAGTTTGATtgtgatattgatgatgtttatgGGACTAGCGGATTTGGTTATGTTTCTTCAACCAATGAGTACAAAGTTGTAGTAATAGTGTCTACCACAGTTGTAGAAGTCCACATATACACTCTAGGAAGTGTCAATGGATGGAGAAAACTAGAAAACTTATACGAGTATCTCCTAGACTGCATATTCCACTGGGATCAAGGTGTATTTGCCGATGGAGCTCTCTATTGGAAAGACATTGAACCAGAAATGATAACGGCCTTCGAATTGGCTGAGAAGGAGTTTGATGAACTTCTTCCACCACCTCCTTTGCCACCAGAACCAGAAAGTGAGTGGAGTGATCATAAAATATGGTAA